DNA sequence from the Malus domestica chromosome 06, GDT2T_hap1 genome:
AAACCCAAAGAATAGCCTCGTACATGTTACTTGATGCCGAAGCAACCAAAAGGATGTAAAACATCGCTTGTAGGACTTGACTAAACACTAGCGTAGTGTACTGGTAACTAGTCACTTCTACGCTTGGAGAAAGTGAGGCTTCTCACATTAAGAAAAAGTGTGGATGCCTCCCTTTTTGGACACAAAAGTTCTTTAGAAACAACCTTAAACAAAGTTAAATGGATTAAGAATTTCTCAAGTTTTAATCACCAAATGATGTGACATGTAACAAGGTTTTAGTAGTTTTTATCATGTTGTGACGCACAATTATATTTTTAACATGTTTACGAGGATAATCTTGAATTGAGAAGGGAAATACGGAATAAGATTAATCAACCGCCTAGTAGATCTAACTTTTGCATTTTTAAGTATGTGATTACATACTTTAAGATAGAACTCacactttatttttattttttatgtttagtAGACAGGAAATTAAGAATTTAAATAGATTTTACCCATATTTTAGTAAAcgcagaaaaattaaaaaattcaaataattccaattttcatttcttgTAAGTAAACACGACATTTGTGTACTCTTCCGAACGAAAATCTCAAACTCGGTTAAGCTCAAGTGGCAAAAGATAAGTAGATCTTCAATTTTAGTTCCTTTTGTAAGGAAAtaggaaaatgaaaataaaagtcGATTAAGTGGGAAAAGAAAAATCTCTGTGATGAACAATATTCCAAAAGCTGTTAGCCGCAGAAGCCAAAAGCTGTTGGGCATATGCCTCATGCCATCTATACACTAACACCAGAGAGACAACTGATCTTAAATCTAACTGCCCAAAATCCCGATGACATGACCTCACGACGGGGATGGCCCGAGGACTTTATGCCGTTGAAAATGTGCCGCGGATACTGGTGTAAAAGTGAATATAAGTTCAGGTCTAGAGATATACAGCTCGCATGTTAACCAAATCGGCAGATGAGATGACGATTTATACATCTAGATAAGGAAATATATTAACAATATTCAGATAATGCATTCCTAACCGTGCCTCGACAAATGATAATCGTCATTTCAAAGTTTCactaaacattgaaaaacacgACATGTAATTTTCGAAAGCTTTATATAAAGTAAGCCATAAGACAGCACTTAGCTATTCTGTGAATGCCAAGTTAAATTATTCTAGAATTGTGATTGTGTTCAAGAGAGCAATGCTCAGACAAAATCAGAAGCAGAGGAAACAACAGAATACAAACATACAAGAAGATCAATCTGAGTCGCTCATGCTTGAGTCTCCCTTAATTTGGCCTGCTCCCGCAGCATCTCTTCTCTAACTCTCTTAATCTCCATTTCCCTTTCGAGTCTTTCTTGCTGCCATGTTAACGAGACCCCAATCAATATCATTCCAAACTTTGAACGGTAACAATACCAAAACATAACGGCTAATACACGGAGAAGGCCAACTAAAAAGGCACATTTAAAAGGTAAGCACAACAAAAAAGCTTACATTTACGCCCATGTTATGAGCAGCCAACTATTACTACCAAGATTTCAAAAATCTAGGTTTTGGTCCAAGCATCCCTGCTATCCTTTGAACATGTAGTTCAGAACTAAAATACTAGTTTCCTGGTTTCAACAAGTTTGTGCTTCCTACTTAAATTATGGGAACGTAATATGGAACCCGCATCTAATGGAGGGAAACAAAAGAGAAGCAGCACAACTAGTCATGATAATAGGCAACGTATTACGAAAACACAACCAATTGTTCAACATGGAAGAAGGGTCCAGATAAGAAATCTATGATAAGAAACGACTATAACTTATGAAAGGTTTAATTCTACACAGAGTGTTACTGATCACAGAAATATAACTTAATGACTGAGTCAAATTCCAAGTTCAAATTATGTTCCCCAGTTCTCAGTAACCAAGCATTGCATTTAAGCTTCCCTGGGACACAAAACGAATATATCATTGACTACATTGCATTTGTCACGCAAAGAATAACTCCAAATAAGAAAGCCCACGATACGAAATGTCTATAACTTCTGAAAGGTTGAATTCTACACAGGAGTGCCACTTTATCACAAAAATATAGCATAATAACAACAATAATAGCAAATTTCCAAGTTCAATTACGTTCCCCAATCCCCAGCATCCCACATTGCATTTATGCTTCCCTCGGCTACGAAAAGGCTATAACAATGACTACATTGCATTTATCACAGAAAACAGAGCTCCAAATAAGAAACCCCACGATACGAAAGGTTGAATTCTACACAGGAGGTGTCACTTTATCATAATAATATAGCATAGCAACAACAAATACAGCGAAATTCCAAGTTCAATTATGTTCCCCAATTCCCTGTAACCAAACATTGCATTCCCTCTAACCTCACCACAAAGTTTCACGCCAATTTCCTGTAAATCGGATTTTCCGCCATAATTGAACAATTCAATGAGAACCCATCTAAATTCTGAGCTTGCAGTGCTCAAATTCAATCGAattcttaaataaaaaattgcaaatcaCCCAAATTTTAAGTCCAATCTGAAAGAGAAATTGCTTCTGCAggcaaagagaaagaagagattttAACCTTTTCATCCTGATGCAGAGCGATCCAGACGTGGACTTTATCCATGGACTGCCAGAACACAAAAGCTCCCAAAGTCATAGCGAAGTAGGTTGCCACTTTCACCATCGTCTTCGCCTTCTTTTCTGCTTCCAAATCTCCGTTTTAGGTTTCAGGTGAGCGATCGATAGATAGACAGACCCACTAACGCCACTCTCCGTTTATCGTAAACGGGTCGAATCCGAACGCCAAAATGCTTTATACAACTTAAGAGTAGATAGAAAGCCCTCCAAGTGTCTTTGCTGGGCCGATTGACAAATGCTATTTGGCCCATTTTTACCAAAACATGAAAAGTACTTCTTGATTTTTGGAGAAGCACTTTTAAATGCTTCTTCATAAATCACTTTTAGTACAAGTACTTGTGAACAAAAGTGCTTCCTACAATGCATGAAGAGCCTGAAGCAGGTGCTTCTCTAGAAGGCACTTTTTACGATCCACAGTCACTTTCAAAGTTTTTGTGAAACGATGTAATGTAGTCTGAAAGCGTTTTTAACCATTCTTAAAAAGCATCCCAAACAAGGTGGCGTTATGGTTAACATGCTAACCCACATTTTCTCCATATTCTATAACAACATAACAATATATGATAGTtttgatatgcttcaacaaGAAAATACAAGGAATCAACAATAGCCAAAGCAATGAATAAAATTTAGTCAATATATTTGGATGAGAGATATAGACGAATGCAGGCACGCTACAATTCGAGATGAATCATTATTTACACCAAATCTAATCGAACTTGTGTACATTATGTATACGTGTGTCTTGTGGAAACAAGAACAAAAGGAATCGGCCAGATCCGTCACGTCCAAGTACAGATGATTCCGTTCTTGTCCGCAGAAGCTAGAGGTTTTCCATGCCCGCTCCATGAACAACACAGGACAGATGCAGTGTGCTCCTTCAGAGTGCTCACAATGTCAGCTTTCGATATTGACCAAATATACACACAACCGTCAGCAGATCCAGCAGCAACGTAATTGTCATCTGGACTGATACAGGACCGGCTCCAATTCGACGCTACTCTGTTTCCAGTGGCTCTTAATGTACGGCGGACTTCCAGAGACCGCATATCAAACAAATTATGCACATTGTCTCTCCCACTGGTCAGTATAACATTACCATCTCGGGACAAAGATATAGATGTCACAGCATTTGAATGTGCAGCTACTTCACTGAGTAGCTTTCCTTTCTCAATATCCCACAAACGAAGATTTCCATCAACATGGCCTGAACATATGGTCTGTCCATCCATGCTGAATGACAAAGCATTGCAATTTTTCGGGTACATGATTGTATTGGTGCAGTAACCTTTCTGCAAATCCCAAACTTTTATGGTACGATCATAAGCTGCACTCACAACATGACGACTTGAGAATTTGCTGACATCTACTGCACAAACTTTATCCATGTGGCCAGTGAGAGTGTGGCGAACCCTCCCTGAGCTAACATCCCAGGCATACAATTTGTTTGAGCTGCTTGCTGCAATGATAGATTTATTGTCATGGGTAATCGTCAGGTCCAGAACAGAACCAATGCAACCGTGAAGTGTATGAGTTAGTGACCCATTATTTGTATCCCACATTTTAATGGACCCATCCTGTCCACCAGTAATCAATCTGCCAGAATTGTACTCAAATAATATGGATGCACAACCTCCTTCATGGGCAGGGATCCTATTCTTGCATGCAGAGGGAATGGTTGACTCCACATAGTACTCAGCACCTTCTTCACTTTGGCGGACAACACCATCTACCTGCTGCCTAGCAAGTTTTTCCAAACCGCTGGCCCTAAGCCGCTCGATCATATCTTCATATAGTGCATTTGCCTAAATTAAATAAAGAACACACAGGTTAAAACATATACCCCATATGTACAATCGGTAAGAAATGTACAAAAGAAATATTTCTTTCAATAAATGAAGAAATTCAATACTATTGTATACTGGAGAACAAGGCAGTCCTTGCAACCACTTAAATGAGATTTCAAATCTTATCCGGGTATCCCATATACTTTCTAATGTTTTATGTCCAAGTTAAAGAATAGTTTAAGTGCAAGAAAGAAAACGGAAAATCCCATGTGGCATGTCAAAAGAGATCCAAATTAATATATAGCATTGTTTCCATTTAGGTTTTTCTaacatttaccaaacacttgtGAAAGTGGCAAACCTTAAATCCATTAACAACTAGAAAACGCGCTATGTCTCGCATCACACCTTAAACCCATCAACATCTAGAACTACCGACTAAACTAAATGAGAGAACCACAATATTTAAGTTTGATTATAGAACATATAAAGTACCTCGTTAAGGCGTTCTGCATCCTTCATCTTTTCCAACATCCAGCGGTCAATTAACACCTTACTTTCAGTTTCAGCATTCCTAGCTCTAATAGACATTGCTTCTAGCTGTGCTCTTATTTCCTTGTTCTCATTCACAACCAATTCTAAAGCTTTAATCTTCTCTTCCAAGTCAGCCGCTAACTGAGAGCATTCATCCCTACAACATGTACTCATTGAAATCAGTCATCAAGAACCTTGAAATCTCAAAAAGCGTCTGCTTTTCCATTACTAGTAAAAAAAACTTCAACCTTTTTTCAGTTAACTCCTTCTGAAGATCAGCCACTGCCGCTTCTTTCTCTtgaagtgaagcttttgaagctctgGACTCTGCTACTTCCACCACGAGTTGCTCGGACAACCGCGATTGAGCTTTGTAACACTGCTGCAGTTCCATTTCCAGATTCTCCGCTTTCTCCTTCCATTCTGAGCCCTTAAAAGACAACCAAAAAGTAACTCAATCTCTAAGTTCTAAACAATTCAAACCCAAGGGAAGCTACAACTATAAACCATTCCAATCACACAAGAAACCGATAACTCGCAAACTAAACGCCACAACAAGTTAACGAAGCATCAAATTCTTCCCCAAAATAGTAATTACATCAATTACTTCAATCAACCGAAAATTCTTCTGCTAGCGAACTCGGggatcaaatatttcaaattcaaacaaaatttccCAAAAATCAGAACCATAAATCGCAGCTTGTTAGAGACTAAGAGACTACCTGATGAAGAATTGGCTTCGCAAGAGCGATGATAGCTGGAGCATGAGCACCTTCTTCCACCAAATGCCGCCTCCGCAGAGCCTTCAGAGCGTGCTTTATCGCTTCCGTCGCAATCTCCTCCTGCGACCTGCACAAAGAAACAGACTTCAGCAAAACACAAACACCTCTGCAGTGTACGATCGCCTCTGTTTGGCAACCGAGAAAATTTCCCGAAGAGAAAATTCACGAATCCGGAAACGACGCCGTACTTACATTGCGATCGAAATCGAGGATTGTGCCGGAGAAATCGTTAGGGATTCAATAAGGGGAAGAAATCATGGTCTTCTTCGAAGGCGCAGGGGTAATTCCGGAATAGCGTTGAAAGTTGCGGCGGCGGCCGGTTTTAGCAACGCCCAAAAACAGGGAATTCGGATCCCTTTGGAATTGGTCCGTTCGGAATCAGGGCGTTTGGGGAAGTCTGAGACGATGGAATTCGATTCCGACTGAGAGTCTGAAAAAACCGGGGGTTGCTGCCAAGAGATCGAGCCAGCGTAGAGTCGGGAGTACGACGGACGAAAGGAGACTATCAATAAAACGGCGTCGTTCTTGACTAATTAACATTAGTtttagggatgtgatatccagaCATCGCTTTTTACTTTtcccacacctttttaattttcggcattcggattggatgaattgaagaagatcaacagacagatgtgtgagaaataaaaaggggtgtgtggatagcacacccctagtTTTAAAGGAGGTGATTTTTACGCATATTTTAGGATTCGTTTGGAAGTGTATTTAAAATAGTTGGAAACACTTTTGGATTCACTTGAAAGTTTCATGACTCATTTGAAAGATTTTTAAAAATGATTGAAGTGTTTTTTGTGGATTgttttttaaatcaattcttCGTAAAAACGCAAATAAATcctaaaaaacatttttttttcaagttttattattattaaaccatcttcaattcttgggttaaagttaaaaattttaacccatagaaatttgggttttaacccaaaaacagattttttttttcctccaaccCTTCTGGTTAAGTTTTTAGCCCGGAAgttttaaaaaatgaatttaggataattttttttcttaaggtaacttaaaaaaaaaattatgttgactgtgttaatttaattttatgaacattttaacccaaaaatatttagatttcgataaatattgaaaaatctctaaaccgacaccatgaaactcgtgAAACACTATGacagaatatgaaacacataaaataatatattttttaattactttagccgttgaatttaaatttagaCAATTGGATCttctttttttaccgttagatttcaTCATGTTAGattttaaccgtttgatttaatgaataaataaaacgaaaaaaaatacacatatatagTGGGCCAACTCCACTAACCCATGAGAAATCTTGGGCTAAATTTGTCTcaaaaatgagttttgggttaaaacttatatttgtcCCAAGATTTAGAGCAAGTTAGGGTAAGTatagaacctaaaatttgagttttacttcaAGGGTTGGAGTAGGTCTTAGGGGAGGGAAAAGTTTGaaactattataataatttaggaGAGTGAGTTTCGAATCTGAGACACATAGGTAGAAACCTAACACCCTATTCATTATGATATTGGACAATATGTGTAGAAAAAGACATGAAACTCTTCCTGAaaaaagcacataactggtttgaaacctaaaaatatttctCTGAaagcactttcagtcatttaaaagtacttccaaatgaGTATTTAGTAATGATtgattccaaaagcactttgatcaaaacaatttttaactattttaaaagcactttcaaacgaGCGCTAAGCGTTTACCTCTCTTTATTCATAACTCTCAAATTATGTAAATcaaatagaaacaaaaaattgattaaCAATGAGTATGAGAAGCTAAAagaaatgtgtgtgtgtgtgtgtgtgtgtgtcattTTTCTAATTGTAGTAAGGGTGTAAATcaaatagaaacaaaaaattgattaaCAATGAGTATGAGAAGCTAAAagaaatgtgtgtgtgtgtgtgtcattTTTCTAATTGTAGTAAGGGTGTGAGTTTGATAGTGAAATCCGCTTTTGACTGAAATTTTTGAATCCAAAAAATTCCATATTCCAAGCCAAATGTCCGAAAATTTTAGACGACTTTTGAAATGTTTCTACGAATTCAGAAAACTGTGAATTTCCGATTCGACTTTATccaaaattttccaaaaattaGGGAGATGAATTAGAGAGGCAGGACATGTTGAACAGCCTCAAGGTATTGAAACCTATGACATAAACAAGTCCTCCAAGGGAGATTGCATTATCGTTAAGAATCACAATTTATGCCAAATAGTTCCACTTTTAATTGTATCAATAtcttttacataaaaatttcaTTACTATTGATTGCACGGGCGATCACAAAATTTGGATGACAATTGAAATGCTTTTACTAATTCTGAAAGTTGTGAACTTCCGATTCTACTTTACACataatttttgaaacataatccATTTCAGTGAGCACATTGTACCTGTGTTAGTCCGAGTCGTAGGGTGAGGCAGGACAAGTTGAACAGCCGCAAGGTAACGAAACCTATGACACAAAGTCCTCCTAGGAAGCGAACGTTTTAACAACTCCTAAACTAGCTTAAAACATATTAGTGGAACTTCAAACATAGTTCCTCGGACCATCTCAAACCAATTGAAGTACACTTTGGACAAAAACCTCCCACCGTTTAAACTTTCGtaggatgtttttttttttttaataaaaaaaaagggacaacTAGTGGCAAGCCACGGTTATCCATTAGTTTCAGGAACCGAAAAGAATCACAAAGACTTTTCAGCCTTCTTCTGGCCACAAGTTTAGCTTCCACACCAAGATAAGGAGATTGGGAAAGATGGCACTGTGTCTGTGTGGAAGGGCAGATTTTCTCCAGCTTTTAGTCTTCGATTCCTCGACGTTTCTTTTAATTTGTGACTAAATATTGGTTTTGGGTAATGGAGTTTTACACTAGCAATTAAAACTCCAAATCTGGTTGTGTTTCTGAAATTAGGTGTTTCAGAGCAACACATCGAAAGGGTGTGAGTTCGAAGGTTCTCCAATTGCGCGGGGAAGAACCTAACCAGAAAATCAAGGTTCTTGGGCTGTTTTATCTTGAGAACAATAAACGTGATAAAGAGAATGACTTGTTTTCGGGACATCCCATGAATCATTTATCGCTCAAGGCTTCTACATTTTTTGGGTAACGTCGTCCTTTAATTTTTcggtttataataattttaagacTTCACCAATCTGTCATGGATTCTGAAAACAacttcattcctaatcttaacAAGCCTTTCAAATTTCAGAGTCTCCACTTTAAGCGTTCGAGGCAAAAAATGTTTTTTCAATAATATTAGAAATCAACTTAGTTGATGGATCTGAATGATGGTGGGTGTGGACAGTGTCTTATATTACAAACTCCTTGAACAATATAAACATCGTTATGATCACACATAAACAGTTTGTGTCCGACGGGTCGTACCTTATTTTTACTGATAAAAAAAATGTCTTGAGAGTGGTTTTGAATATCATAAAAAATGGACTCTAAAGTTTCGAACCAGGGACAGAGGCCACTAGAAGATTCATTGTTTAAAGTAgtaaagtatttttaagttgtttATTTTTCAGAAGCAAGTTGTGAGTTGTTTTGGTAATTATTAAAATCTTTCTTTGCAACATACAACGATTCAATTAAATTCCTCTTTctaatataaattaaaatagtaataatacttttaataaaataaattaaatagtaATATGCTTCCTCGGAGCACTTAAATAGTTAATAATTGTTCGTTGTGCTTCTAATGAAAGTATTTATGGCAGAAGTACTATTAAGCATAAGTGTTGTCTATACAACTACGCTGAAGAAAAACCGTACAAGAAATTCGAAGTTTGCAATTGAGAATATATCATCACGATAGTATCCCTATCATCACTTATTACTAAATAAGATGTAACATTGATTACACACAAAAATCTCGACATGAGATGAGATAGATCAATGCATTGGACTAGTGAGATCGGAGTAGGAGAGAATCAATAAAAGGCCACCACGAAGtatttctttgttaatccaACTTTGCATTTCGCATTTTACCACTAAGGTTTCCAAAACAATGGAACATGTGAACATGGCATGTTACGTCATGAATTATTGTATTCGTTACAAGATTTATACGTAGTATACAAATcttaattttgacaaaaaaaattcgcAGTTTTTACCTTTTCAACAATgtccctttatttttttattaattatgtt
Encoded proteins:
- the LOC103437641 gene encoding autophagy-related protein 16 produces the protein MSQEEIATEAIKHALKALRRRHLVEEGAHAPAIIALAKPILHQGSEWKEKAENLEMELQQCYKAQSRLSEQLVVEVAESRASKASLQEKEAAVADLQKELTEKRDECSQLAADLEEKIKALELVVNENKEIRAQLEAMSIRARNAETESKVLIDRWMLEKMKDAERLNEANALYEDMIERLRASGLEKLARQQVDGVVRQSEEGAEYYVESTIPSACKNRIPAHEGGCASILFEYNSGRLITGGQDGSIKMWDTNNGSLTHTLHGCIGSVLDLTITHDNKSIIAASSSNKLYAWDVSSGRVRHTLTGHMDKVCAVDVSKFSSRHVVSAAYDRTIKVWDLQKGYCTNTIMYPKNCNALSFSMDGQTICSGHVDGNLRLWDIEKGKLLSEVAAHSNAVTSISLSRDGNVILTSGRDNVHNLFDMRSLEVRRTLRATGNRVASNWSRSCISPDDNYVAAGSADGCVYIWSISKADIVSTLKEHTASVLCCSWSGHGKPLASADKNGIICTWT
- the LOC103437642 gene encoding uncharacterized protein, whose product is MVKVATYFAMTLGAFVFWQSMDKVHVWIALHQDEKQERLEREMEIKRVREEMLREQAKLRETQA